One window from the genome of Chlamydiota bacterium encodes:
- the tadA gene encoding Flp pilus assembly complex ATPase component TadA, translating into MPLLDELPEILLQDGCVGREEMEKAVEEQKLTGGRIDQILVKNGYVTEKTLMASVAAHLNIPPVDLSKFRPAPDVLELVSRQVASFYKVIPLAKIGNTLTLAMVDPLNVLALDDIRLIAGLDIQPAICAGKEFRDALENFYSSKANMEHLLKDAVGVGVEAKKKESEQDINLDELVEQTGQVSIIKIVNMMLVQAIKERASDIHIEPFEKEMKLRYRVDGVLHESVAPPKHMQNAVTSRIKIMSNLDIAERRLPQDGRFRIKVHGREIDFRVSCLPTSFGEKVVLRVLDKSGLDNIDLAKLGFHKEGAEAFIGAISSPYGMILITGPTGSGKSTTLYAALKVINKPEVNVITVEDPVEYQMQGINQVSVRSDIGLTFAAGLRSILRQDPDVIMIGEIRDLETADIAVKSALTGHLVLSTLHTNDAASAITRLDDMGIEPFLISSSTLLVAAQRLVRRICKKCKKEIDVPEDALRLAQMSYPKGQKPLVWRGTGCGACNNTGYSGRMALIEVIAIDDEVRGQIMKRATGREIKLAAMRRGMKTLRMVGLDRVREGETTIEEVLRVTAPD; encoded by the coding sequence ATGCCGCTTCTGGATGAACTGCCCGAGATCCTGCTCCAGGACGGCTGCGTCGGCCGCGAGGAGATGGAGAAGGCCGTCGAGGAGCAGAAGCTCACGGGGGGGCGGATCGACCAGATACTGGTCAAGAACGGCTACGTCACGGAAAAGACGCTGATGGCCTCCGTGGCGGCGCACCTGAACATCCCCCCCGTCGACCTTTCCAAGTTCAGGCCCGCCCCCGACGTCCTCGAGCTGGTCTCCCGGCAGGTCGCCAGCTTCTACAAGGTGATCCCGCTCGCCAAGATCGGCAACACCCTCACCTTGGCGATGGTCGATCCGCTGAACGTGCTCGCGCTCGACGACATCCGCCTCATCGCGGGGCTCGACATCCAGCCCGCCATCTGCGCGGGGAAGGAGTTCCGCGACGCGCTCGAGAATTTCTACTCCTCCAAGGCGAACATGGAGCACCTCCTCAAGGACGCCGTCGGCGTCGGCGTCGAGGCGAAGAAGAAGGAGTCCGAGCAGGACATCAACCTGGACGAGCTCGTCGAGCAGACCGGCCAGGTCTCCATCATCAAGATCGTGAACATGATGCTGGTGCAGGCGATCAAGGAGCGGGCGAGCGACATCCATATCGAGCCGTTCGAGAAGGAGATGAAGCTCCGCTACCGGGTCGACGGCGTCCTCCACGAGAGCGTCGCCCCCCCCAAGCATATGCAGAACGCCGTCACCTCCCGCATCAAGATCATGTCCAACCTCGACATCGCTGAGCGCCGCCTGCCGCAGGACGGGCGTTTCAGGATCAAGGTCCACGGGCGCGAGATCGACTTCCGCGTCTCCTGCCTCCCCACGAGCTTCGGCGAGAAGGTGGTGCTCCGCGTGCTCGACAAGAGCGGGCTCGACAACATCGACCTGGCGAAACTCGGCTTCCACAAGGAGGGGGCCGAGGCGTTCATAGGGGCGATCTCGTCCCCGTACGGGATGATCCTCATCACCGGCCCGACCGGCAGCGGGAAGTCGACCACCCTCTACGCCGCCCTCAAGGTCATCAACAAGCCCGAGGTGAACGTCATCACGGTCGAGGACCCGGTCGAGTACCAGATGCAGGGAATCAACCAGGTCTCGGTCCGCTCCGACATCGGCCTCACCTTCGCCGCGGGCCTCCGGTCGATCCTCCGGCAGGACCCCGACGTGATCATGATCGGGGAGATCCGGGACCTCGAGACCGCGGATATCGCGGTCAAGTCCGCCCTCACCGGGCACCTTGTCCTCTCGACGCTCCACACCAACGACGCCGCGAGCGCCATCACCCGCCTCGACGACATGGGCATCGAGCCGTTCCTCATCTCCTCCTCGACCCTCCTCGTCGCCGCGCAGCGCCTCGTCCGGCGCATCTGCAAGAAGTGCAAGAAGGAGATCGACGTCCCCGAGGACGCCCTCCGCCTGGCCCAGATGAGCTACCCGAAGGGCCAGAAGCCCCTGGTCTGGCGCGGGACCGGCTGCGGCGCGTGCAACAACACCGGCTACTCGGGCCGGATGGCGCTCATCGAGGTGATCGCCATCGACGACGAGGTCCGCGGACAGATCATGAAGCGCGCGACCGGGCGCGAGATCAAGCTCGCCGCGATGCGGCGGGGGATGAAGACGCTCAGGATGGTCGGCCTCGACCGGGTGCGGGAGGGGGAGACCACCATCGAGGAGGTGCTGCGCGTCACCGCGCCCGACTGA
- a CDS encoding type II secretion system F family protein: MVNFKYTAKDLQGRDVAATMTAESEGEVIGKLRKSGLIPVKIVRDEKAGRKRFQKKVKAEAVVIFARQLATMIEAGLPLVQGLEALEQQQVQYPVFAAVIKTVKEDVEGGKSLSDALERHPRAFGALVVNLVRAGENSGTLAEIMDRIAKYLESARALQKKVKSAMMYPLVVSVMALIITIVLLVKVIPVFGTIFSSFGAELPLPTQMLLTFSDYLRRYILLALAGIVGIVFAFRAFYKTDKGRLRVDALVLRLPVFGDLIHKVVLSRFARTLSTLVRSGVPILRSLDIVAKTAGNYAVELAVGKAAQKIKEGESIAGPLEETKMFTPMVVRMISVGEKTGKVDTMLEKIADFFDDQVQTTLAGFTALIEPLLIAFLGIVVGTIVICMFLPILRLSSVVKI; encoded by the coding sequence ATGGTCAACTTCAAATACACGGCCAAGGATCTGCAGGGGCGCGACGTCGCCGCGACGATGACCGCCGAGAGCGAGGGGGAGGTCATCGGCAAGCTCCGCAAGAGCGGCCTCATCCCGGTCAAGATCGTCCGGGACGAGAAGGCGGGGCGGAAGCGGTTCCAGAAGAAGGTGAAGGCGGAGGCGGTCGTGATCTTCGCCCGCCAGCTCGCCACGATGATCGAGGCGGGGCTCCCCCTCGTCCAGGGGCTCGAGGCGCTCGAGCAGCAGCAGGTCCAGTACCCGGTCTTCGCCGCCGTCATCAAGACGGTCAAGGAGGACGTCGAGGGGGGGAAGAGCCTCTCGGACGCGCTGGAGCGGCACCCGCGGGCCTTCGGCGCGCTGGTCGTGAACCTGGTCCGCGCGGGGGAGAACAGCGGCACCCTCGCCGAGATCATGGACCGTATCGCCAAGTACCTCGAATCGGCCCGCGCGCTCCAGAAGAAGGTGAAATCCGCGATGATGTACCCGCTCGTCGTCTCGGTGATGGCGCTCATCATCACGATCGTGCTGCTCGTCAAGGTGATCCCGGTCTTCGGCACCATCTTCTCGAGCTTCGGCGCCGAACTGCCGCTCCCGACGCAGATGCTGCTCACGTTCAGCGACTACCTGCGCCGGTACATCCTTCTCGCCCTTGCCGGGATCGTCGGGATCGTCTTCGCGTTCCGCGCCTTCTACAAGACCGACAAGGGGCGTCTCCGCGTTGACGCCCTCGTCCTCCGGCTGCCGGTCTTCGGCGACCTGATCCACAAGGTGGTCCTCTCCCGCTTCGCCCGGACGCTCAGCACCCTGGTGCGGAGCGGCGTCCCGATCCTGCGCTCGCTCGACATCGTCGCCAAGACCGCCGGCAACTACGCGGTGGAGCTCGCCGTCGGCAAGGCGGCGCAGAAGATCAAGGAGGGGGAGAGCATCGCGGGGCCGCTCGAGGAGACCAAGATGTTCACGCCGATGGTGGTGCGGATGATCTCGGTGGGGGAGAAGACCGGCAAGGTGGACACGATGCTCGAGAAGATCGCGGACTTCTTCGACGACCAGGTCCAGACCACCCTCGCCGGCTTCACCGCCCTCATCGAGCCGCTCCTGATCGCCTTCCTCGGCATCGTGGTCGGGACGATCGTGATCTGCATGTTCCTCCCGATCCTCAGGCTCTCCTCGGTCGTCAAGATCTGA